Proteins from a genomic interval of Pecten maximus chromosome 13, xPecMax1.1, whole genome shotgun sequence:
- the LOC117340744 gene encoding beta-1,3-galactosyltransferase brn-like: MSFNERIRLLVGLMTVVVFGAFIKTSFDLHASNNIHIMSWKVSQITQTSNGLKRTENNDFKLGSENWPRRYTNEQNKSGVAFDKNPSRESANASIASASNTSQKSWDKYRYPLDVDMVQLVRKLRSNLPVEYKPIFPYQYKFSHHRVDGCVEGSPLFIFLIKSALKHYRNRMAIRETWANSMLMRKYNFIRMFLLGNPKKVKELSAIENENDIHKDMVLMSFYDNYYNNTLKTIGAIHWTVTHCNRSRFVVFVDDDMLVSTSRLVDFLENNVTLSIFFGGFIKKHRPIRGKRLKWYVPRDDYPHDEYPPMPSAGFMIMTIDFVIDLHFASQYTKKFIYDDCYLGILAYKLHVSPVHMRRVHMRHIKDKAVYKSMIAAHGYSPSNLNLTWLALQGVA; the protein is encoded by the coding sequence ATGTCTTTCAATGAACGGATAAGGTTATTGGTGGGACTGATGACAGTGGTGGTTTTTGGAGCGTTCATCAAGACCTCTTTTGATCTTCATGCCAGTAACAATATTCATATCATGTCATGGAAAGTATCGCAAATAACGCAGACTTCGAATGGCTTGAAGAGGACTGAAAACAATGATTTCAAGCTCGGCAGCGAAAACTGGCCAAGACGATATACAAACGAACAGAACAAGTCAGGTGTAGCATTTGATAAAAATCCTTCTCGGGAGTCTGCAAATGCTTCAATTGCATCTGCATCAAATACATCACAGAAATCTTGGGATAAATATCGATATCCCTTGGATGTGGATATGGTTCAGCTTGTGAGAAAACTGAGATCTAACCTACCCGTAGAATACAAACCAATATTTCCGTATCAGTATAAGTTTAGTCATCACCGTGTAGATGGTTGTGTGGAAGGCTCGCCGTTATTTATATTTCTCATCAAATCTGCACTTAAACATTATAGAAACAGGATGGCCATCAGGGAAACGTGGGCGAATTCAATGCTGAtgagaaaatataattttatcaggATGTTTCTTCTCGGTAATCCTAAAAAGGTGAAAGAATTATCAGCTATAGAAAACGAAAATGACATTCATAAGGATATGGTCCTAATGTCGTTTTATGACAattactataacaacacattaAAGACAATCGGGGCGATTCACTGGACCGTGACACACTGTAACCGCTCCaggtttgttgtttttgtcgaTGATGATATGTTGGTATCTACTTCAAGGTTGGTGGACTTTTTAGAAAACAATGTGACCTTGTCGATTTTTTTTGGAGGATTTATCAAGAAACATAGACCAATCAGAGGTAAGAGGTTAAAATGGTACGTGCCACGCGATGATTACCCGCATGACGAATATCCTCCAATGCCGTCCGCGGGGTTtatgataatgacaatagacTTCGTGATTGACTTACACTTCGCGTCACAATACACCAAGAAGTTTATCTACGATGACTGTTACCTTGGTATTTTAGCCTATAAACTCCACGTCTCTCCTGTCCACATGCGTAGAGTTCATATGCGACACATTAAAGACAAAGCCGTCTACAAATCTATGATAGCAGCACATGGCTATTCTCCCTCTAATCTTAACTTGACATGGCTAGCCCTTCAAGGAGTagcataa